AGTCGAAAGAGTTTGCGCCGCCTTGAAGCCGAGCGCCTCCAGCGTCCAGCCCACAAAATCGAATTGCAGAGCGCCGACGCGAACCGAGACTTGAACATTGATGTCGGTCAACACCGGCGCGTCGCGCCCGATGAGGAAGAGGAGGACGGTGATGGCGAAGGCGCGCCGAAAGGCGAGGGAGAAGGTGCGACGAAAGAAATTAACCGGCATTGGCTATCATTGCGCGGCCAGATTTAGAAATAACAGCAACCCCAGCACACCCGCGCCCAACATGACGACGGCCACGGCGGCTTTGTCCTTCCAACGATATAAAACGATCAGAGCGACGCTAAAAATAAGGAAGGCAGTGAAGCTGGTGATAGCCGTCCGACCGAGTTCCAGGGTGGTGGCCGTGATCAGGCCCACCACCCCGGCGGTGACGCCGTCGAGGAAGGCGTGGGCGGCCTGGTTCTCCACCAACCGTTCGACGTAATTGTGGCCGACGAGGGTGAAGGCAAAGGCTGGCAGAAAAATGCCGAGCGTAATGACCAATGCGCCCGGCAGGCCGCCGCCGAGGTAGCCGATGAAGGTGGCGAAGATGATGAGGGGCGCAGGCAGAACGCCGGAGAGCGCCAGCCCGTCGAGAAACTGCCGGTCGGTGAGCCAGCCGCCGACGACGACGGCATCGTTTCGCAAAAATGGAATGGATGTGTATGCGCCGCCAAAGGTGAGCAGGCCGCCGCGCAGGCCGGAGAGGAAAAGGGCCGGGAGCGAAGGCCGGGTAACGATGATAAAGCCGGGCGCCCCGGCGGCGCTCGGCCCCGGCAGACCCAGCAACAACCATTCAAATAATGACAAAGCTAATAACAGCGCCCCGGCCCCGACGGCGGCCCAAGTCCAGCCGCGTTTGATCAAAAAATACATCAACCCGGCCAGCGTCAGCGAGAAGAAGAAGTTTGCGCCCATCAACTCGGCGATGGCAACCAGGATGGCAATGCTCCAAAGCCAGCGATCCGTGAGGGCGCGCGCGCCAATTCGGTGAACAGCGCGGGCGATGAGAGCGGCCACGGCCGGTTGAAAGCCGGCGAAGACGGCGGCGAAGAACGGCGAGGTGAGGCCGACAGTGACATAGAACAAAGAGAGAGCGAGAATGGCGACGAAGCCGGGAAGCATGAAGCCCAGACCGGCCAGCAGGCCGCCGAACCGCCCGCCAGCCAACATGCCAAAGTAGACGCACAGCTCGGTGGCCTCCGGGCCGGGCAGAACCTGATAGACGGCCAGCACGCGATTGAAACGCTCGCCGGTGATCCACTTTTCTTCTTCGACAAGCTCATGGCGGATCATGGCGATTTGCGCCACCGGCCCGCCCCAGGCCAGCAGGCCAAAGCGAAGAAAACGCTGGAAGAGGCGCAGAGGAGATTCAACGGGGCGGCCTTCAACGGTCATGCCGCCTCAGTTCCCCAGCCCCAGCGCGTGCAGGGCGTCGCACGTCGGGCAACCGCCGTCTTTGCGGACGATGGCGTAACCGGCATGCGGGTCGGCGCCGTAAGCATAGAAGTCCACGTTCCACACAATGATCATTTCGACAAGCGGGTTGCTCAGACCGATCTGGGCCGCAATGGCGTGCCACTCGCCTTGATCCTGCAAGGTGTTGTCTTTGGCCCAGGCGAAATCGGGAGCTACGCTTTCCAGCGGGTCGAGGCCGTCGTCAGTGAGGTAGCCCAGTTCGGTGATGCAGACCGGGCGCGTGTTTTGGGTCAGGTCGCCGTAATACTTTAGGATACGGGGCAGGAACCAGAAGGCGGCGTCGCCGGTGAGGGTGTTGTCGGTGTTCAGCGGCGCGCTGATGCCGATATTGTAATGCACGCCGATGCAATCGGTATACAGCAAGCCGCCATAGCGCACAAACTCGGTGGTGAAATCGGTTTCCGTCCAAAAGTGCGCCGTCTTTAGACTCTTGCTCACCAGCGTAGCGGCGTTAGCGGCGCTGATGACCAGCGTGTTCGGGTTGGCGGCTTTGATGGCCGGGTAGCTGGCCTTGAGAAGCTTGATGTAGGTGACCGGGCTGATCTTTCCGGCAGGCCAATCGCGGCTGAGGTTCGGCTCGTTCCAAACTTCAATCGCGTCCGCGCCGGCGGCGGCCAGGCCGGCCACGTACTGAGCGTACTGCGAATGATAAGCGGCATCTTCCACCAGAACCGGCGAACCAATCACCGTGAGCAAAACTTTGAAGCCGGCATCGTGTCCGCGTTTGATCTTATCCAGTCCATCAACGTCGCCTTCGTTGATCTGCCACTTCACCCAGCCCATCCCGGCCCAGTGCATCTTGTCGGGGGCAACGAAGCCGAGCACCTGCCCGCCAAACAAAAAGCCCGACCGGCCTCTGGCCGGGGGATAGATTACGGGCGGCGGCGGCGGCAAGGTGGGCGGTATGAATAACTCGCCGCCGGGCGTGGGCGTGACGATGAAGTGAAAGACGCTTTCGAGGGTGGGCGTGGCTTCGAGGGTGGGCGTGGAGGTGATGACGACGATATTCGGGCCGGGCGAGGCGGGCGCGGGCCGGTTGGCGATGTTGAACAGCCACAACAAGATGACCGCCGCCGCGGCCCCGGCCAGCCACAACAACCATTCGCCAATTTTAGGAAAGCGGGGATTGGACATGAGGTGTAGTAAAATTAGCGCCAATCATCTGATTGCCGGAGTTCAACGTGACCACCTATTCTTCACTCAACGCCCGAATTGCCAAACGCACCCAGGAGTTGACGCGCTCACTGGCCCAACTCAAAGAGAATCCTCGCGTGCGCGACATTCGTGTCATTGTGCCGCCCGAAGCCTGCCCGGTTTGCCAGGAAGTGGCCGGCACGTACACCAAAGAGACTGCGCCGGCCCTGCCGCCCGAAGGTTGCTCGTGCGCGCGCGGCAGTGAGGCGTTTTATCAACCAATGTTGAATGAGATTTATCCGTAAGACGACAGACGATGGACAATGGACGACAGAATGTCGTTCATCAAATGTCGTTCTCCAACGATTGCTCTTTGAAAGCCATCCTGCCCCTCTTTCACCTGTCGTCTTTCGTCCGTCGTCCGTCGTCCTTTTCCAGCAACTTCCTCGCCAACGCCAGCGCCTCATCGCGTGAGGCCACTTCGCCCGCCGCCTGAGCCTCCAGCACGGCCTCCAGCACTTCGCCTACGCGCTTGCCCTGCGGCACGCCCAGCAGTTCAACCACATCATTGCCGTTAATCAGCGGCGTAGGCCGCACGACTTGCTCCGGTTGCGCGAAATAGGCGTCCAGCAGAGTCACCACCGTGTTCACGCGGGTGGCCCACTCATCGCGCTCCAGGTCGGGGCCGCGTGTGCCGAGCAGGTCGGCCAGCGTCAGCAAGCACACGTCTACGCCTGCCGGGCCGGTTGCCTTGAAGAAACGATAGGCCGCGCGCGGGGTGAGGGCTTCGCCGCTGGACAGCCACACAGGCCGCATGTGATGAAAAACAATGGCCCCCATCCTTTCCACTTCGTCACCCGACAACCGCAGGGCAACCGCCTTTTCCTTCGCCACTTTAGCCCCGGCCTCTTCATGGCCGATAAAACGAATCCGGCCTGTGCCGGCCTCAACGGTTCGCGTTTGTGGTTTGGCAATGTCGTGCAAGAGAGCCGCAAAGAACAGCAGGCTACGAACCGAACGGCCCGCGCTCACCTCTTGTTCAATGTGATCGGAAATAGGGTGGCGGTAGCGCCCCGCCCTGGCGGCGGCGTAACCGAGAGCGTACTCAGAGGCGGCGTCCACGTCGTGAACACGTCCCAGGACAAACAATAAAGCATCGAGTCGATCCACAACCGCCAACGTATGATCCCAAACGTCATAAACGTGCGGCGCGGATTGCGTCACGCCTTTGAGGGTTGCGGTTTCGGGAATGATGTGTTGCAGAAGACCCAGCGCATCGAGAGCGCGCAGGGAGGCCGCCGGTTTGCGGCCACCGAGCATCTTCATGAACTCGTCGCGAATGCGCTCCGCCGAGACTCGCGGCAGAAGTTGCGCCGCCTGCCGGGCCGCCTCGCGCGTGGCGCGCTCCAGCCGGAAGTCCAGCTGGGCGGCCAGGCGAACCGCCCGCAGAGTCCGAACCGGATCGGCGGTGAAACCTTCGGGGCGGCAGAGGCGAAGCACTTTGGCCTTGAGGTCGGTTTGGCCGCCCATCGGGTCAATGAGCGTTTCGGGCGGAGTCAAGCTGACGGCCAGAGCATTGACAGTGAAGTCGCGCCCGGCCAGGTCGGCATTAATGTCGTCGCCGCGCAGGCCGGCAAAGTCGAGGAAGAATTGTTCGCCGTCCTCGTTCAGCACCACGCGCCCGGTTCCGCGCTCGGCGTCGAGCGGAAAGAACGCGCCGCCCAGCTTGTTGGCAACCTGGCGGGCCAGCGCCAGGCCGTCGCCCTGCACGGCAAAGTCCAGGTCGTGAATGTCGCGCCGCAGAAGCGCATCACGCACCGAGCCGCCCACCAGCCAGACACGAGACGGATCAGGCAAAGCCTGACGCGCGCGATCAAAAGCAGGCGGCAGAGCCAGCGGCGGCGATTGATCGGTTGGCAGATAGATCACTTGCGCGGGTTCCTTGAGGCGCGAGAGTTTGGCCGCCGCCTGCGCGTCGTCGGCGGTGAGGCCACGGCCGGCCACGCCCGCCCCGGTGACGGCCACCCATGACGGGTCGTTGCGTGAGCGTCGGGCGTTGGCTGGCATGGCGGCCTCCCGGTCGTTATCCTTTGGCGACTCCGATGAACGGCAGGTTGCGCCAGTATTCGTCCAGGTCGAGGCCGTAGCCGAAGACGAACTTGTTGGGGATTTCGAAGCCGCGATAATGAATGGGGACGACGACTTCGCGGCGTTCGGCTTTGTCGAGGAGCGAGCAGACTTTGAGCGATTTGGGTGAGCGGGTTTGCAAAAGTTCGAGGACGGCGGCGATGGTGTGGCCGGTGTCCACGATGTCTTCGACGAGGATGACGTGGCGGTTGGCCACCGATAGATTCAAGTCCATGTCAATCCGCACCTGGCCGCTGGACTGGCGCGCCCCGACTCCGTAGGACGAGACGGCCATGAAGTCCATAGCCACCGGCACGGTGATGTGCCGGATGAGGTCGCTGAGAAACATCACGCCGCCTTTGAGGATGCAGATCAGGAGAAGTTCTTCTCCGGCATAGTCATTGCTGATTTCCGCGCCCAGTTCGGCAATGCGCTTTTGAATCTTGTCGGCAGAAATGAGGGTTTCGAGGAGACGGTCTTCGTAAGTCATAACCAATTTCAAACTTCAAAATCCAAATCCAAAAATCACTATGCCATCTTTGAAGTTTGGGATTTTGGAATTCGGGATTTTCCCTATCTTGGCACTTCGTGGTGCTCACGACAGCGCGCTTCGTAAGCCTCACTGCCGCCCACCTGCACCACCGGGTCGTTGTAGTTGGCCGGTCGGTTGTCAATCAGGCGCTGGGTGCGAGAGGCGGGCAGGCCGCAGACCACGCAGATCGCCTGTAGCTTGTCCACCGTTTCAGCCTGAGCCAGGATCAAAGGCATGGGGCCGAACGGCTCGCCGCGAAAATCCATATCCAGCCCGGCGACGATGACGCGCACGCCGCGGGCCGCCAACTGCTGGCAGATGTCGGAGATGTGCCAGTCGAAGAACTGGGCTTCGTCCACGGCCACTACCGTTGTGTCAAGTTCGATGAGGGGCAGAAGGTCTTCAGCTTTAGCAACCGGTGTAGCGGCAAATTCGCTGCCGGCGTGCGAGGTGACTTTTTCCAGCGCGTAACGGTTGTCTATGCCGGGCTTGAAGACTTGCACTTTTTGTTTGGCGATTCGGGCGCGGCGCAGGCGGCGGATGAGTTCGTCCGTCTTGCCGCTGAACATGGAGCCGGTGATGACTTCGATGGAGCCTGTGAGATGTCGCATGATTAGATTATAAATGAAAAGGGCAGATGCTGAGTTTGGCACCTGCCCTTTGACTGTGTTCCGGGTTGAGCGATTAGGCCTCGGCAGTTTCCGCCGGAGCTTCTTCGGTGGCCGCCGACTCGGGCAAGTCAAAGCCGCGAGCGCGTAGGCGCTTCTTGGCGTCAGCCAGACTCTTGCGGCCAAAGCCTTCCACGGCCAGAATAGCCTCATCGCCTTCGCGAATCTTGTCGAGCAGTTGACCGAGGGTGGTGATCTCGGCGCGGGCCAGCGCGGCTTCAGCGCGCGCGCCCAGGTTCAAGTCGGCAACGGTAACTTCGGGCGAGGTGCGGGCCGCCTTGCGGGCCTCTTCCTGTTGCTTGTGTTGGGCGCGGGCGTCAAGCTTCTTGATGAAGCGATCCACCTGGCCTTCAGTGTCCACGATGCGCTGTTCGCCGGTGAAGAACGGGTGGCAGTTGTAGCACACGTCGGTGTGAATCACTTCGCGAGTCGAGCCGGTCGTCCAGGTGTTGCCGCACGAGCAGATGACCTTCGCGTTGGGGAAATACTTGGGGTGAATACCCTCTTTCATGCTGAACCTTTCCGGGTTGAACGAAGCTACGCCGTCTCAGTTTGGGAGACGGGCTCAACGTTGACCCGCTTTTGCCCAGTGGGCAGAGTTTCAAACTTCACCTTGCCGTCAATCACGGCGAAGATGGTGTAATCGCGGCCCACCATCACCCCCAGGCCGGGCTTGATGTGCGTGCCATGCTGGCGGACGATGATGTTGCCCGAGCGAACGAACTCGCCGCCGAAGCGCTTCACGCCGAGCCGTTGGGCATTAGAGTCGCGACCGTTCTTGCTGGAACCAGCGCCTTTTTTATGTGCCATGTCTTTACCCTACAATCTTTTCAACTTTGAGCCGCGTGTAATTCTGGCGGTGGCCGCCGCGTTTGCGCTGGCGCTCTTTGGGTTTGTATTTGAAGATGCGGATCTTCTCGCCCCGGAAGTGCTCGACCACGGTGGCCTGCACTTTGGCTCCGGCGACGGTGGGGGCGCCGACTTGCACCTGGTCGCCGTCGGCCAGCAACAGCACCTCGAACTCCACACTGTCGCCCGCAGACTTGGGCAGGAGGTCTACTTCAAGCAGACCGCCCTCCTCGGCTCGTAGTTGTTTCGAGCCGCTTTGAACAATAGCGTACTTCATTTTGTAATTTTCTCCCTTCAACTTCGCCGCTTGTAGGCCACGCCTGGTTGCTCCAGTCAAAGGATATTTTTATCCTGCGCGCTTGCTGGCACCGGCTACAAAACGGGGAAGGTCAATTTGCGTAATGATGCCCCGGCAAACGAACACCGGGGCAACGGACTGAGATTATAACGGGCTTATGATAGACTGTCAAACAATTTGCCGACCTTCCAACCTTCGTGCTGGGCCAGTCTGGTAGCGACTCCATATCTGCCACAAATGGCTCAAAGACTGGCACGGGCGCAAGTTGAGCGCCGAGGATAATTCTCAAGGAGCAGGAAATAAGGGCGCTGGTTATTCACTGAAAAGCACATTGACACGCTCAGCCACAATGTGAATATCGGCGGCAGGTGAGCCAGTGAGCGTTGACGCTTCCACAGTGCCATCTTCGCGGTGAAAATGATGCGGGGCATTAGGCAAGTCGGGGTAATGCGGCGCGTTGTCCCAGCCTATAGTGCGCTCGTCACTCAAAATCACCGTGTATGAATATTGGCCAGTGCTTTCGCGATAATACAGGTCGAGGAAGTAACCGCGTTCCAACTCCACCCGAATTTTGGTGACCAGGTCGTGAGTGGAACGGATGTGAGGGCAGAGAGCTACAAGGATGTCGAGCGCTTCAGTAAGTTGATCAGCCATGCCAGGATGTTCTGCGTGAGTTGCGCCTGCGCCAGTTGGTCAACAGCGTTGCCCCATTCAATGGCATCCTCCCAGGCGGGGTGTTCCGGTGATTGGCGGGCGGCAAGGCGCTGATTCAATTCCGAGAGTGAACTGGCGTAGTGGCCCTCGAACCTGGCAATGATTTGGCGCAACAATTGCTCACGCGCTGTCAGCGCCGCGCTAAGTTTTTGCACCTTTTCCAGCGTGACTGATGGTGGGAGTGTTTGTGGGGAAATGACAAGCGTCACTGGCGAATCCTTTTTTCTGACTGACGAGCGCCCCCGCGGCGACTCGAACGCCGGCATCTACCTCCGGAGGGTAGCGCTCTATCCACTGAGCTACGGGGGCTAGTGGCGGTATTTTACCATAGAGACTCCCCTCTCCTGTCGCGGCGCACTTTCGCGACGGCGCGCAAGCGGGGGCTGGGGGTGAGGGCTACACCTGCCCACTCAACCCCATCACCTCACTCCGCAACTTTTCAATAATCGCCTGATTACCGCCCTCGTTGCCCATCCTGTGCAATTGATGCTTCTTGTAAGCCAGTTCGGTGCATTGCTGGTAAAAGCGGCGCGTTCGCCACCAGCGGCCCAGGCCGCCGCCCAACGACGAAAAGTTGGTGGCAATGCGCCCGCCAAACGAGCCAACCGTAGAGGCCTGCCCGGCAGTCAGCGTTCCCATCTCAACTTCTTCGGCCAGGTATTGTTTGATCCATTTTGATTCGTGATAGAGCGAAAACAGGGCGACGACGAGCACCCCGGCCACGCCGAACCAGTCGGCCAGAACCGCAAGTGGCAGGCCGATGATGCCAAACGTGACCAGGCCGTTGTGCAAACCGTGCGCGGCAATAGCCGCGCCCAGGCCGAGGAGCGGCAGGAGCAATTTGAGCAGAATGTTCTTCTGGTAGCGGGCCGCGGCAAAACCCAGGCCGGTGAGGCTGGTGAAGAAGGCGTGGTTGAGGCCGAAAAGAAACGCGCGCATGAAAATCAAACAGCCCAAACTACCCGGGTCTTCACTGCCGAAACTGACGAAGTAGAGAACATTCTCGATGGCGGCAAACCCGAACCCGGCCAGCGAACCGTAGATGATGCCGTCGAGCAGAGAATCAAATTCGTGATAGAAGAATATAAAAATCAACAGCACAGCCAGCGCCTTGACTCCTTCTTCGGTGACGGGAGCGATGATGCTCCCGCTGAATAGATCGTAGCCCAGCGTATGCTCGCCAAAGACAACCGTGGTCGGCGCTTCAAGGACGATTTGCGAGATCAGGGCGATGATGGCTGAGGGAATGAAACCCCAGATGAAGGCCGCCGCCAGCAGGTGAAGCGGCTCCTTCTCCCACCGGTCCAACCACCATAAGAAACCGGCGTAGATCAACATCGGCACGACACCCATGACGACTGAAATGAAGAGAATGATAAGGATGTTCATAAGTCTCAACTCCCAAGAATCAAATCCCAAAGAAACGCAGGTTGTCCTTCGCGAGACACTTGGCGTCTGCGAAGCCGTAAATCGAAAGGGAATTTGCGCTACTGACAAAGTAGACTTTATCGGAAATTGGCCAAAAGACCTGTCAGGCCTCAATAAACCATCTGGAATTTGCAGGCGTTGCACAAGACCTGACAGGTCTTGGCTTTATTCTTGATAGAGTCCAGTATACATCGGGAGAGAAAAGAACGCCGTGCTATTTCAGCTAATCTCCCGTTGAATCAAAAAGGCGCGGAAAAAGTTCCGCGCCCTGAAAGGCTGTTCGTCTCAAACCGATAAGTTGCTACTTCAATTTCACTTTACCGACGATGATGGTCTTGCCCAGCCGCAAAATTTCAATGTTGGGCGTTTTCTCTTTGTTCCATGCGGCTAGTTGAGAGACGGTCGTGTTGAATCGCAGAGACAGACTCCAGGCTGTGTCGCCGGTCTTGATAACGTACAAAATATCGCCGGTCTTCGGGTCAACCGCCGTGTCCGGGAAAGGGCTGACGCCGGGTTTGGTGGAAGCGCCGGTTGAAGTGGCGGGCTTGGTGCTCGTCGTGGAAGGCGCACTGCCTGTGCCCACGACCACTAGCGCCCCATCGTCCACATAAACATCATTATGCTGAATTGAATATATTGGCCGGGAATAAGTGAAGACCGTCACGGCGCTGCTGGCGGCAACGGCTTCAACCGTAAACTGGCTGAATACGTCATACGAGTCGCCGGCTTTGCCCCACAC
This portion of the Chloroflexota bacterium genome encodes:
- the rplU gene encoding 50S ribosomal protein L21; amino-acid sequence: MKYAIVQSGSKQLRAEEGGLLEVDLLPKSAGDSVEFEVLLLADGDQVQVGAPTVAGAKVQATVVEHFRGEKIRIFKYKPKERQRKRGGHRQNYTRLKVEKIVG
- the rpmA gene encoding 50S ribosomal protein L27 translates to MAHKKGAGSSKNGRDSNAQRLGVKRFGGEFVRSGNIIVRQHGTHIKPGLGVMVGRDYTIFAVIDGKVKFETLPTGQKRVNVEPVSQTETA
- a CDS encoding HD domain-containing protein, which translates into the protein MPANARRSRNDPSWVAVTGAGVAGRGLTADDAQAAAKLSRLKEPAQVIYLPTDQSPPLALPPAFDRARQALPDPSRVWLVGGSVRDALLRRDIHDLDFAVQGDGLALARQVANKLGGAFFPLDAERGTGRVVLNEDGEQFFLDFAGLRGDDINADLAGRDFTVNALAVSLTPPETLIDPMGGQTDLKAKVLRLCRPEGFTADPVRTLRAVRLAAQLDFRLERATREAARQAAQLLPRVSAERIRDEFMKMLGGRKPAASLRALDALGLLQHIIPETATLKGVTQSAPHVYDVWDHTLAVVDRLDALLFVLGRVHDVDAASEYALGYAAARAGRYRHPISDHIEQEVSAGRSVRSLLFFAALLHDIAKPQTRTVEAGTGRIRFIGHEEAGAKVAKEKAVALRLSGDEVERMGAIVFHHMRPVWLSSGEALTPRAAYRFFKATGPAGVDVCLLTLADLLGTRGPDLERDEWATRVNTVVTLLDAYFAQPEQVVRPTPLINGNDVVELLGVPQGKRVGEVLEAVLEAQAAGEVASRDEALALARKLLEKDDGRRTKDDR
- the hpt gene encoding hypoxanthine phosphoribosyltransferase produces the protein MTYEDRLLETLISADKIQKRIAELGAEISNDYAGEELLLICILKGGVMFLSDLIRHITVPVAMDFMAVSSYGVGARQSSGQVRIDMDLNLSVANRHVILVEDIVDTGHTIAAVLELLQTRSPKSLKVCSLLDKAERREVVVPIHYRGFEIPNKFVFGYGLDLDEYWRNLPFIGVAKG
- the chrA gene encoding chromate efflux transporter; the encoded protein is MTVEGRPVESPLRLFQRFLRFGLLAWGGPVAQIAMIRHELVEEEKWITGERFNRVLAVYQVLPGPEATELCVYFGMLAGGRFGGLLAGLGFMLPGFVAILALSLFYVTVGLTSPFFAAVFAGFQPAVAALIARAVHRIGARALTDRWLWSIAILVAIAELMGANFFFSLTLAGLMYFLIKRGWTWAAVGAGALLLALSLFEWLLLGLPGPSAAGAPGFIIVTRPSLPALFLSGLRGGLLTFGGAYTSIPFLRNDAVVVGGWLTDRQFLDGLALSGVLPAPLIIFATFIGYLGGGLPGALVITLGIFLPAFAFTLVGHNYVERLVENQAAHAFLDGVTAGVVGLITATTLELGRTAITSFTAFLIFSVALIVLYRWKDKAAVAVVMLGAGVLGLLLFLNLAAQ
- a CDS encoding thymidine kinase yields the protein MRHLTGSIEVITGSMFSGKTDELIRRLRRARIAKQKVQVFKPGIDNRYALEKVTSHAGSEFAATPVAKAEDLLPLIELDTTVVAVDEAQFFDWHISDICQQLAARGVRVIVAGLDMDFRGEPFGPMPLILAQAETVDKLQAICVVCGLPASRTQRLIDNRPANYNDPVVQVGGSEAYEARCREHHEVPR
- a CDS encoding PrsW family intramembrane metalloprotease; amino-acid sequence: MNILIILFISVVMGVVPMLIYAGFLWWLDRWEKEPLHLLAAAFIWGFIPSAIIALISQIVLEAPTTVVFGEHTLGYDLFSGSIIAPVTEEGVKALAVLLIFIFFYHEFDSLLDGIIYGSLAGFGFAAIENVLYFVSFGSEDPGSLGCLIFMRAFLFGLNHAFFTSLTGLGFAAARYQKNILLKLLLPLLGLGAAIAAHGLHNGLVTFGIIGLPLAVLADWFGVAGVLVVALFSLYHESKWIKQYLAEEVEMGTLTAGQASTVGSFGGRIATNFSSLGGGLGRWWRTRRFYQQCTELAYKKHQLHRMGNEGGNQAIIEKLRSEVMGLSGQV
- the rpmE gene encoding 50S ribosomal protein L31; protein product: MKEGIHPKYFPNAKVICSCGNTWTTGSTREVIHTDVCYNCHPFFTGEQRIVDTEGQVDRFIKKLDARAQHKQQEEARKAARTSPEVTVADLNLGARAEAALARAEITTLGQLLDKIREGDEAILAVEGFGRKSLADAKKRLRARGFDLPESAATEEAPAETAEA